The Oscillospiraceae bacterium genome contains a region encoding:
- a CDS encoding lipoprotein, translating to MRRMARCTAALLAAALVLGGCGQPAGQQGVKLDPKHPVNITVWHYYNSAQQVAFDKLVEQFNTTEGAQRGIFVEAHSQGNVTDLEGKVLDAFNKAVGSEAPPDIFSSYADTAYAIEKMGHLVDLEQYMTQEELSGYVDSFVEEGRIGENGELRIFPTAKSSEIFMLNKTAWDAFSAATGAQLDQLETREGLAATAQQYYEWTDGLTPDTANDGKAFYGRDAMANMFIIGSQELGVELLHVEGQQVELQVDTEVMRRLWDFYYVPYVNGWYSAYGRFRADDVKLGEIAAYTGSTASALYFPDQVETAQGTQDVEYLVLPDPSFEGAKPCAVQQGAGMVVTKSTPEREYAAVEFLKWFTQTANNVEFACTAGYLPVKKEALDRQVLDGMIAENGLEVTDKTYDSLVTCFELVKTHELYTSKAFDNGAAVRKVLEYNLADKAAADRELVEQRLAEGQTRQQATADLTGDAAFGEWLAQFEAALHKAAGK from the coding sequence ATGAGGCGGATGGCACGATGCACGGCGGCTTTGCTGGCGGCGGCTTTGGTTTTGGGCGGCTGCGGGCAGCCGGCGGGGCAGCAGGGGGTCAAGCTGGACCCCAAGCACCCGGTAAACATTACGGTCTGGCATTATTACAACAGTGCCCAGCAGGTAGCGTTCGACAAGCTGGTGGAGCAGTTCAACACCACCGAGGGGGCGCAGCGCGGCATTTTTGTGGAGGCGCACAGCCAGGGCAACGTGACCGATCTGGAAGGCAAGGTGCTGGACGCCTTTAACAAGGCGGTGGGCAGCGAGGCGCCGCCGGATATTTTTTCTTCCTATGCAGACACCGCATACGCCATTGAAAAGATGGGGCATTTGGTGGATCTGGAGCAATATATGACGCAGGAAGAGCTCAGCGGCTATGTGGACTCGTTTGTGGAAGAGGGGCGCATTGGCGAAAATGGTGAGCTTCGCATTTTCCCCACGGCGAAATCCAGCGAGATCTTTATGCTGAACAAGACCGCGTGGGACGCCTTTTCGGCGGCGACCGGCGCGCAGCTGGACCAGCTGGAAACGCGGGAGGGGCTTGCGGCCACCGCACAGCAATATTATGAGTGGACCGACGGCCTTACGCCGGACACTGCAAACGACGGCAAGGCCTTTTATGGGCGGGACGCCATGGCCAACATGTTTATCATCGGTTCGCAGGAACTGGGCGTTGAGCTTCTGCACGTGGAGGGCCAGCAGGTGGAATTGCAGGTGGACACGGAAGTGATGCGCCGCCTGTGGGATTTTTATTATGTGCCCTATGTAAACGGCTGGTACAGCGCTTACGGGCGTTTTCGCGCCGACGATGTGAAGCTGGGGGAGATCGCGGCGTATACAGGGTCTACCGCCTCTGCGCTGTACTTCCCCGACCAGGTGGAAACGGCACAGGGCACGCAGGACGTGGAATACCTGGTGCTTCCGGACCCCTCCTTTGAGGGAGCAAAGCCCTGTGCGGTGCAGCAGGGGGCGGGAATGGTGGTGACCAAAAGCACCCCTGAGCGCGAGTATGCGGCGGTGGAATTTTTGAAATGGTTTACCCAAACAGCCAACAATGTGGAGTTCGCCTGCACCGCGGGGTATCTGCCTGTAAAAAAAGAGGCGCTGGACCGGCAGGTGCTGGACGGCATGATCGCGGAAAACGGCCTGGAAGTGACGGATAAGACCTATGATTCCCTGGTGACCTGCTTTGAACTGGTGAAAACCCATGAGCTGTACACCAGCAAGGCGTTTGACAACGGCGCGGCGGTGCGCAAGGTGCTGGAATACAACCTGGCCGACAAGGCCGCGGCGGACCGGGAACTGGTGGAACAGCGCCTGGCAGAGGGGCAGACCCGGCAGCAGGCCACGGCGGACCTGACCGGGGACGCGGCGTTTGGCGAATGGCTGGCGCAGTTTGAAGCCGCATTGCACAAAGCGGCCGGAAAATAA
- a CDS encoding V-type ATP synthase subunit I → MAIEKMKLVRVDGVLEHLDELIASCCLNGNFHPEPAIQHMSGSLGYITLSEDNPYSADAQRMEELFQLVGEEVPPLAAQHARDVRPEELAQIRRVGERLSELQKQKAELAGQKKELEEKCVQFEHFSTLDMPFDEIIKGEYIKVRFGFLPKASYARMMLAYGENPHVLFVTCSEDKGGYWGLYFTPRESADEIDGIFATLFFERLHLPYASGMPSEIVRQLKSEIESTQQKIDLANGEIGKYWAGERDTCREVYQQLKWHEAAFDMRHYAAYRDHYFFFVGWVPADKEPEFVERAKKIHHMRVTVSDPGEVDTTQPPTLLKNSRFVKPFEFFVDMYGLPSYGEMDITGFVAITFTVLFGIMFGDMGQGLVLAVGGYILWKWKKMALARLIVPCGISSMVFGFLFGSVFGFEEALDPVYHALGWQGKPIGLWPNNPQNVLEAINPVLICAIFIGVGLVLAAMALNMIASIRKKHWGEAIFSNNGLVGVLVYCGGVAFVSNFMGGPLFMPNTAAFILMGGGLVLLFFKEILIGLVDHHPNWKPESWGDYCMQNVFELLEYVLSYFSNTVSFLRVGAFVFVHAAMMMAIFSLAGDPPSIIVVVLGNALIIALEGLLSGIQGLRLEFYEMFSRCYEGGGHPFKGVDLARK, encoded by the coding sequence TTGGCCATTGAAAAAATGAAACTGGTCCGGGTGGACGGTGTGCTGGAGCATCTGGACGAGCTGATCGCCAGCTGCTGCCTGAACGGCAACTTTCACCCGGAGCCGGCCATCCAGCACATGTCCGGTTCGCTGGGGTACATCACCCTGAGCGAAGATAACCCCTACTCTGCCGACGCACAGCGCATGGAGGAATTGTTCCAGCTGGTGGGCGAGGAGGTGCCCCCCCTGGCGGCCCAGCACGCCCGGGACGTGCGCCCGGAGGAGCTGGCCCAGATCCGGCGGGTGGGCGAGCGGCTCAGCGAGCTGCAAAAGCAAAAGGCCGAGCTGGCGGGGCAGAAAAAGGAACTGGAAGAAAAGTGCGTTCAGTTTGAGCACTTCAGCACGCTGGATATGCCCTTTGACGAGATCATCAAGGGCGAGTACATCAAGGTGCGGTTCGGCTTTTTGCCCAAGGCGAGCTATGCCCGCATGATGTTGGCTTACGGCGAAAACCCGCACGTGCTGTTTGTGACCTGCTCCGAGGATAAGGGCGGCTACTGGGGCCTGTATTTTACCCCCCGTGAGAGTGCCGACGAGATCGACGGCATTTTTGCCACCCTGTTCTTTGAGCGGCTGCACCTGCCCTACGCATCGGGTATGCCCAGCGAGATCGTGCGGCAGCTTAAAAGCGAGATCGAATCGACCCAGCAAAAGATTGATCTGGCCAACGGTGAGATCGGCAAGTACTGGGCCGGCGAGCGGGATACCTGCCGTGAGGTATACCAGCAGCTCAAATGGCACGAGGCGGCGTTCGATATGCGCCATTACGCGGCCTACCGCGACCACTACTTTTTCTTTGTGGGCTGGGTGCCCGCGGATAAAGAGCCGGAATTTGTGGAGCGGGCCAAAAAGATCCACCACATGCGGGTGACCGTGAGCGACCCGGGTGAGGTGGACACCACCCAGCCCCCCACGCTGCTGAAGAATTCGCGCTTTGTAAAGCCCTTTGAATTCTTTGTGGATATGTACGGCCTGCCCAGCTACGGCGAAATGGACATTACCGGCTTTGTGGCTATTACGTTTACGGTGCTGTTCGGCATTATGTTCGGCGATATGGGCCAGGGCCTGGTGCTGGCAGTGGGCGGTTACATCCTATGGAAGTGGAAAAAGATGGCGCTGGCACGGCTGATCGTGCCCTGCGGCATTTCCAGCATGGTGTTCGGCTTCTTGTTCGGCTCGGTGTTCGGGTTTGAAGAAGCACTGGACCCTGTGTATCACGCGCTGGGCTGGCAGGGGAAACCCATCGGCCTGTGGCCCAACAACCCCCAGAACGTGCTGGAGGCCATCAACCCGGTGCTGATCTGCGCGATCTTTATCGGCGTGGGGCTGGTGCTGGCGGCAATGGCGCTGAACATGATCGCCTCCATCCGGAAAAAGCACTGGGGCGAAGCGATCTTTTCCAACAACGGCCTGGTGGGCGTGCTGGTGTACTGCGGCGGCGTGGCCTTTGTGAGCAACTTTATGGGCGGCCCGCTCTTTATGCCCAATACCGCGGCGTTCATTTTGATGGGCGGCGGGCTGGTGCTGCTGTTCTTCAAGGAAATCTTGATCGGACTGGTGGACCATCACCCCAACTGGAAGCCCGAAAGCTGGGGCGACTACTGCATGCAGAACGTGTTCGAGCTGCTGGAATATGTGCTGAGCTATTTCAGCAACACGGTTTCGTTTTTGCGGGTGGGCGCGTTTGTGTTTGTGCACGCGGCTATGATGATGGCGATTTTCAGCCTGGCGGGCGATCCGCCCAGCATCATTGTGGTTGTGCTGGGCAACGCGCTGATCATTGCGCTGGAGGGCTTGCTTTCCGGCATTCAGGGCCTGCGTCTGGAATTTTACGAGATGTTCAGCCGCTGTTATGAGGGCGGAGGCCACCCCTTCAAGGGCGTGGATCTGGCCCGCAAGTAA
- a CDS encoding V-type ATP synthase subunit F, translating to MRFFLISDNTDTQTGMRLAGIEGVVAHTAAEVAEALNAALDQPETGMILVTEKIADDFTEIINEAKKDQEGPLILAIPDRHGSALGRDRITRYVREAIGVKI from the coding sequence ATGCGTTTCTTCCTGATCAGCGACAATACGGATACCCAGACCGGGATGCGCCTGGCGGGCATTGAGGGCGTGGTGGCTCACACCGCTGCCGAGGTAGCCGAGGCGCTGAACGCGGCGCTGGACCAGCCGGAAACCGGGATGATCCTGGTGACCGAAAAGATCGCCGATGATTTTACCGAAATCATAAACGAGGCCAAAAAGGACCAGGAAGGTCCGCTGATCCTCGCCATCCCCGACCGGCACGGCTCTGCTCTGGGCCGCGACCGGATCACCCGCTATGTGCGCGAAGCCATCGGCGTGAAGATTTGA
- the atpA_1 gene encoding V-type ATP synthase alpha chain, protein MAQNLIYSINGPVVTIKGKTDLSMMEMVYVGDNRLVGEVIRMNSETATIQVYEETSGLAPGQEVYATGGPLCVTLGPGILRNIYDGIQRPLPALQNESGPFIARGCNMPSLDKTAKWDVTVTAKVGDALKPGDIYATCPETPVILHKCMVAPDVAGEVTWTAPDGQYTVTDTVVKLRDKRGKEHELTLCQTWPIRRPRPVGQRMPAQRPLITGMRVVDTMFPIAKGGAAAIPGGFGTGKTMTQHQLAKWCDADIIIYVGCGERGNEMTQALTEFSELVDPKTGRPLTDRTVLIANTSNMPVAAREASIYTGITLAEYYRDMGYHTAMMADSTSRWAEALREISGRLEEMPADEGYPAYLPSRLAEFYERAGYVQTQNGQEGSVTVIGAVSPPGADFSEPVTQNTKRFTRCFWALDKALAYARHYPAINWNTSYSEYLTDLSPWYYDNVGPDFMSCREQIASILLQETSLMEIVKLIGSDVLPDDQKLIIEVARVIRVGFLQQNFFHDQDTYVSLEKQLKMMRVILHLYEKSQALVARQIPISKLMRLGLFDKLVKMKYDIPNDQLEKFEEYEAEIDQKTSELLRN, encoded by the coding sequence TTGGCTCAAAATCTCATCTACAGCATCAATGGCCCGGTGGTCACCATAAAGGGCAAGACGGACCTGTCCATGATGGAAATGGTCTACGTGGGCGATAACCGCCTGGTGGGCGAGGTCATTCGCATGAACAGCGAGACCGCCACCATTCAGGTCTACGAGGAAACCAGCGGTCTGGCCCCGGGCCAGGAAGTATATGCCACCGGCGGCCCCCTGTGCGTGACGCTGGGGCCCGGCATCCTGCGCAATATCTACGACGGCATCCAGCGGCCGCTGCCCGCGTTGCAGAACGAGAGCGGCCCCTTTATTGCCCGCGGCTGCAACATGCCGAGCCTGGACAAGACCGCCAAGTGGGACGTGACCGTGACCGCAAAGGTGGGGGACGCCTTAAAGCCCGGCGATATCTACGCGACCTGCCCTGAAACCCCGGTCATTCTGCACAAATGCATGGTGGCGCCGGACGTTGCGGGAGAGGTGACCTGGACCGCCCCGGACGGGCAGTACACCGTGACCGACACCGTGGTGAAGCTACGGGACAAACGGGGCAAGGAGCACGAGCTGACCCTGTGCCAGACCTGGCCCATCCGCCGGCCCCGGCCGGTGGGGCAGCGCATGCCCGCCCAGCGCCCGCTGATCACCGGCATGCGTGTGGTGGACACCATGTTCCCTATTGCAAAGGGCGGCGCGGCCGCCATTCCCGGGGGCTTTGGCACAGGCAAAACCATGACCCAGCATCAGCTGGCAAAGTGGTGTGACGCCGACATTATTATTTATGTGGGCTGCGGCGAGCGCGGCAACGAGATGACCCAGGCGCTGACCGAGTTCAGCGAGCTGGTGGACCCGAAAACAGGCCGCCCCCTGACCGACCGCACCGTGCTGATCGCAAATACCTCCAACATGCCGGTGGCTGCCCGCGAGGCGTCGATTTATACCGGCATCACCCTGGCCGAGTATTACCGCGACATGGGCTACCACACCGCCATGATGGCCGATTCCACCTCGCGCTGGGCCGAAGCCCTGCGCGAGATCAGCGGCCGCCTGGAGGAAATGCCCGCCGACGAGGGCTACCCGGCCTACCTGCCCAGCCGCCTGGCGGAATTTTACGAGCGGGCGGGCTATGTGCAGACCCAGAACGGCCAGGAGGGCTCGGTCACGGTTATCGGCGCCGTGAGCCCCCCGGGCGCCGACTTCTCGGAGCCTGTGACCCAGAATACCAAGCGGTTCACCCGCTGCTTCTGGGCGCTGGACAAAGCCCTGGCGTATGCCCGGCACTACCCGGCCATCAACTGGAACACCAGCTACAGCGAGTATCTGACCGACCTTTCGCCCTGGTATTACGACAACGTGGGGCCGGACTTTATGAGCTGCCGCGAGCAGATCGCCTCGATCCTTTTGCAGGAAACCAGCCTGATGGAGATCGTGAAGCTGATCGGCTCGGACGTGCTGCCCGACGACCAGAAGCTGATTATTGAGGTTGCCCGGGTCATTCGGGTGGGCTTTTTGCAGCAGAACTTCTTCCATGACCAGGATACGTATGTGAGCCTGGAAAAACAGCTCAAGATGATGCGGGTGATCCTGCATCTGTACGAAAAGAGCCAGGCGCTGGTGGCGCGCCAGATCCCCATCAGCAAGCTCATGCGCCTGGGCCTGTTCGACAAGCTGGTGAAGATGAAATACGATATCCCCAACGACCAGCTTGAAAAGTTCGAAGAGTATGAGGCCGAGATCGACCAAAAGACCAGCGAGCTGCTGCGGAATTGA
- a CDS encoding V-type ATP synthase subunit B, with product MILEHVGLSQINGSLVVLDGVKDATFDEMVVLKLNDGTQRVGRIVMIEGEKCVIQVFEGTTGFSLNNTRTSLTGHPMMVDLSPEILGRTLDGLGRPIDGLGEIYPQYRRDVNGSPINPVSRVYPRNYIRTGISAIDALATLIRGQKLPIFSGSGMKHNELAVQIVKQADVSDGEEFAIVFAAMGVKNDVADYFKKSFEAANVMDRVVMLLNLANDPIVERIITPRAALTIAEYLAFDLGKNILVILTDMTSYCEALREFSSSKGEIPGRKGYPGYLYSDLASLYERAGIIEGRKGSVTQIPILTMPGDDITHPIPDLTGYITEGQIVLDRGMDAIGVYPPISVLPSLSRLMKDGIGAGYTREDHNPLANQLFATYARVQDAKALASVIGEEELSPSDKRVMEFGRAFEQQFVGQGSTNRTIEETLDLGWELLSMLPKEELDRVDQVMLDHFYKPKADPKQRELGLRRAFKND from the coding sequence ATGATCCTGGAACATGTTGGTTTAAGCCAGATCAACGGCTCGCTGGTGGTGCTGGACGGAGTGAAGGACGCCACCTTTGATGAGATGGTGGTGCTGAAACTGAACGACGGCACCCAACGCGTGGGCCGCATTGTAATGATCGAGGGCGAGAAGTGCGTGATCCAAGTGTTCGAGGGGACCACCGGGTTCTCGCTGAACAATACCCGCACCTCGCTCACCGGCCACCCCATGATGGTGGACCTGAGCCCCGAGATCCTGGGCCGCACGCTGGACGGCCTGGGCCGCCCCATCGACGGGCTGGGGGAAATTTACCCCCAGTACCGGCGGGACGTGAACGGCTCGCCCATCAACCCGGTGAGCCGGGTGTACCCCCGGAACTACATCCGCACCGGCATTTCGGCCATCGACGCGCTGGCCACCCTGATCCGCGGCCAGAAGCTGCCCATCTTTTCCGGCTCCGGCATGAAGCACAACGAGCTTGCCGTGCAGATCGTGAAGCAGGCGGATGTGTCGGACGGGGAGGAGTTTGCCATTGTGTTCGCCGCCATGGGCGTGAAGAACGATGTGGCCGATTACTTTAAAAAGAGCTTTGAGGCCGCAAACGTGATGGACCGGGTGGTTATGCTGCTCAATTTGGCGAACGACCCCATTGTGGAGCGCATCATCACCCCGCGGGCGGCGCTGACCATTGCCGAATACCTGGCGTTTGACCTGGGCAAGAACATTCTGGTCATTTTGACCGATATGACCAGCTACTGCGAGGCGCTGCGGGAGTTCTCTTCGTCCAAGGGCGAGATCCCCGGGCGCAAGGGCTACCCCGGCTACCTGTATTCGGACCTGGCCTCGCTGTACGAGCGGGCGGGCATCATTGAAGGGCGCAAGGGGTCTGTGACCCAGATCCCCATTCTCACCATGCCCGGCGACGACATCACCCACCCCATCCCGGATCTGACCGGGTACATCACCGAGGGGCAGATCGTGCTGGACCGCGGCATGGACGCCATTGGCGTTTACCCGCCCATCAGCGTGCTGCCCAGCCTCTCCCGCCTGATGAAGGACGGCATTGGCGCGGGCTACACCCGCGAGGACCACAACCCCCTGGCAAACCAGCTTTTTGCCACCTATGCCCGCGTGCAGGACGCCAAGGCCCTGGCCAGCGTAATCGGCGAGGAAGAGCTTTCGCCCAGCGACAAGCGGGTGATGGAGTTCGGCCGCGCCTTTGAACAGCAGTTTGTGGGGCAGGGCAGCACCAACCGCACCATTGAGGAAACGCTGGATCTTGGGTGGGAGCTGCTTTCCATGCTGCCCAAGGAAGAGCTGGACCGTGTGGATCAGGTCATGCTGGACCACTTCTACAAGCCCAAGGCCGACCCCAAGCAGCGGGAGCTGGGCCTGCGCCGTGCGTTCAAAAACGACTGA
- the atpD_1 gene encoding V-type ATP synthase subunit D — MAQVFPTKSNLMAQKKSLALASQGYDLMDRKRNILVREMMQLIDRAATIQDEITTAYSRAYKALQRANITLGVVAEYAKTVPIEEGLDLDYRSVMGVELPIVKLKDSTPGLYYGLDSTNSQLDDVYLRFCEVKRLTVELAEVESSVYRLAGAIQKTQKRANALSNIMIPQFGSTIKYIAEVLDEKEREDFSRLKVIKSQKDKQEAQALAQEGL; from the coding sequence ATGGCACAGGTGTTCCCGACCAAATCGAACCTTATGGCCCAGAAAAAAAGCCTGGCCCTGGCCAGCCAGGGCTACGACCTGATGGACCGCAAGCGCAACATCCTGGTGCGCGAAATGATGCAGCTCATCGACCGGGCCGCCACCATTCAGGACGAGATCACCACCGCGTACTCCCGGGCTTACAAGGCCCTGCAGCGGGCGAACATCACTCTGGGCGTGGTGGCCGAGTACGCAAAGACCGTGCCCATTGAAGAGGGGCTGGACCTTGATTACCGCAGCGTGATGGGGGTGGAGCTGCCCATTGTAAAGCTGAAGGACAGCACGCCCGGCCTTTACTACGGGCTCGATTCCACCAACAGCCAGCTGGACGACGTGTACCTGCGCTTTTGCGAGGTAAAACGCCTGACCGTGGAGCTGGCCGAGGTGGAGAGCAGCGTTTACCGGCTGGCGGGGGCCATTCAGAAAACGCAGAAGCGCGCCAATGCGCTGAGCAACATCATGATCCCCCAGTTCGGAAGCACCATCAAGTACATTGCCGAGGTGCTGGACGAAAAAGAGCGGGAGGATTTTTCCCGCCTGAAGGTCATCAAGAGCCAAAAGGATAAGCAGGAGGCCCAGGCCCTGGCACAGGAAGGCTTGTAA
- a CDS encoding transposase, which produces MKNDKTEPIPVMDYRQYRRARRLVHECCNYIDGNCIALDDGEECVCVQSISYSLLCRWFRAAVLPQDKELETALFHRLNAKKCAICGALFTPGSNRAKYCPECAARMKRVNAAKRKRKQREKCHALGAEKPL; this is translated from the coding sequence ATGAAGAACGACAAGACTGAACCTATCCCCGTCATGGATTACCGCCAGTACCGCAGAGCGCGGAGGCTGGTGCATGAGTGCTGCAACTACATCGACGGAAACTGTATCGCCCTGGACGATGGGGAGGAATGTGTCTGTGTCCAGTCTATTTCCTACTCCCTGTTGTGCAGGTGGTTTCGGGCGGCGGTATTGCCGCAGGATAAGGAACTGGAAACGGCGCTGTTCCACCGGCTGAATGCGAAGAAATGCGCCATATGTGGGGCGCTGTTTACCCCCGGTTCCAACCGGGCCAAATACTGCCCGGAATGTGCCGCACGCATGAAGCGGGTCAACGCCGCAAAGCGCAAGCGAAAACAACGGGAGAAATGTCACGCTTTAGGGGCTGAAAAACCCTTGTAA
- a CDS encoding addiction module toxin, RelE/StbE family, with amino-acid sequence MKETKYIVKYTTSFKKDYKRAIKRGLKIELLEQVVALLAMGEPLPDKNRDHDLSGDWAGHRECHILPDWLLVYRIEDDVLVLTLARTGTHSDLFGK; translated from the coding sequence ATGAAAGAAACCAAATATATCGTCAAGTACACGACCAGTTTCAAAAAGGACTACAAACGAGCCATCAAGCGTGGCTTGAAGATTGAGCTGCTGGAGCAGGTCGTAGCATTGCTGGCGATGGGCGAACCGCTGCCGGATAAGAACCGTGACCATGACCTGTCCGGCGATTGGGCAGGCCATCGGGAATGTCACATTCTCCCGGACTGGCTGCTTGTCTACCGCATAGAAGATGATGTTCTGGTGCTGACGCTGGCCCGCACCGGCACACACAGCGACTTGTTCGGCAAATAA
- a CDS encoding ABC transporter permease yields MMKDLLWAESQKLHRSKILWIAGFATVMVGLIVFAQGQFTFYDRRYIDGAGWFMTAAQSLATFYVLPAVISLLGSYMICREEQEDTLKSLRLIPVDEVKLTLAKMILAFVFSVLIYLLLFAITFLVEAVLHLEALSVGLVLENLKIYFLDGVGVFFAISPIIALVARMKKGYWLALVFAEIYSFAGLFASMSQQLKTVYPMTAVFNISGYYNTNMFQVLIGVVILMVCVILSLLILKGLNRKTK; encoded by the coding sequence ATGATGAAAGATTTGCTTTGGGCGGAGAGCCAGAAACTCCACCGTTCCAAAATACTCTGGATTGCTGGGTTTGCAACAGTCATGGTAGGGTTAATCGTCTTTGCACAGGGACAGTTTACATTCTATGACCGCCGATATATTGACGGGGCTGGATGGTTTATGACAGCGGCCCAATCCCTTGCTACCTTTTATGTTCTGCCTGCTGTAATTTCCCTATTGGGAAGTTATATGATTTGCCGGGAGGAACAGGAGGATACCTTAAAATCTCTGCGGCTCATTCCCGTAGATGAAGTGAAACTGACACTTGCCAAAATGATACTTGCCTTTGTGTTCAGCGTTCTGATTTACCTTTTACTTTTTGCAATTACCTTTCTTGTCGAGGCAGTTTTGCATTTAGAAGCACTTTCCGTTGGCCTTGTGTTAGAAAATCTGAAAATATATTTTCTGGATGGGGTAGGCGTATTCTTTGCAATTTCGCCTATTATCGCTCTGGTAGCGCGGATGAAAAAGGGGTATTGGCTGGCTCTGGTATTTGCAGAAATTTATTCGTTTGCTGGATTATTTGCGAGTATGTCCCAGCAGTTAAAGACGGTATATCCCATGACAGCCGTTTTCAATATCTCTGGTTATTATAATACAAATATGTTTCAGGTTTTAATCGGTGTTGTAATTCTGATGGTTTGTGTGATTTTGTCATTGTTAATTTTGAAAGGATTGAACCGCAAGACTAAATAA
- a CDS encoding ABC transporter permease, translated as MLKLIQVEFLKLRRRKFIWLMLLAALFMPLAAVFYFSSVKGTGVDPIMFYKWTAFSYTPWIILPVVLGMLCTMLMYNENQYDMLKQLWIVPVNKMAYFFSKFAVVLVYSICFMLVTATASILTGVLSGYIPFDSESVLYLLRKCMEISLLTAFAVLPVLAVAAAQKGYILPVCLTLIYTFLGFILLMVNMYLHPLSSMTAIVMYDIPGVVFDQPLNIPAAFLCIGVWAAASAVLANVALVRRK; from the coding sequence TTGCTTAAATTGATACAAGTTGAATTTCTAAAACTGCGCCGGAGAAAGTTTATCTGGCTCATGCTGCTGGCGGCGCTCTTTATGCCACTGGCTGCCGTATTTTACTTTTCAAGTGTCAAAGGAACCGGTGTGGACCCCATTATGTTTTACAAATGGACAGCGTTCAGCTATACCCCGTGGATCATCCTACCGGTAGTGCTGGGGATGTTGTGTACCATGCTGATGTATAACGAAAACCAGTATGATATGCTCAAACAGCTTTGGATTGTACCGGTCAATAAAATGGCATACTTTTTCAGCAAGTTTGCTGTGGTGCTGGTGTATTCCATTTGCTTTATGCTAGTCACCGCAACGGCGTCCATTCTGACCGGCGTACTATCCGGTTATATTCCCTTTGACAGTGAAAGTGTCCTTTATCTTTTGCGGAAGTGTATGGAAATTTCTCTGTTGACCGCCTTTGCGGTGTTACCAGTACTGGCGGTTGCCGCAGCGCAAAAGGGCTATATTCTCCCTGTTTGCCTGACGCTGATTTATACATTCCTCGGCTTTATCCTCTTGATGGTGAATATGTACCTACATCCGCTGTCCAGTATGACCGCTATTGTTATGTATGATATTCCGGGTGTTGTATTCGATCAGCCATTAAATATTCCAGCCGCATTTCTGTGTATTGGTGTATGGGCTGCTGCTTCGGCTGTATTGGCGAATGTGGCATTGGTTCGGAGAAAGTGA
- a CDS encoding bacitracin ABC transporter ATP-binding protein, translating to MSDLVIETKKLTKIYGEQTAVNSVNLHVKPGRIYGLLGRNGAGKTTIMKMILGLTPITSGEVDVFGQNIKGHEKRIYPRIGAIIETPGFYPNLTGTENLEIFAKLRGTPQPNAVKNALEVVGLPYKDKKLFSKYSLGMKQRLGIANAILHDPELLILDEPTNGLDPIGIAEVRNFIKNLSVERGKTILISSHILSEISLLADDIGIIDHGVLLEESSMDELEKKNRKYIQLQVSDIPKASLILERQFHVTDYAVQDEHNLRLYDTALDMAAINKALVVQDVAVISSQICNDTLEDYFKQITGGEGIA from the coding sequence ATGAGTGATCTTGTGATTGAAACCAAAAAGCTGACAAAGATTTACGGGGAACAAACTGCCGTTAATTCTGTGAATCTTCATGTGAAACCGGGTCGGATTTATGGACTTTTAGGACGCAACGGAGCCGGTAAAACCACAATTATGAAAATGATTTTGGGCCTTACACCAATCACTTCCGGCGAAGTGGATGTGTTCGGACAGAACATCAAAGGCCATGAGAAACGCATTTATCCCCGTATTGGGGCCATCATCGAAACTCCCGGTTTTTATCCGAATCTGACCGGCACAGAAAACCTTGAAATTTTTGCGAAGTTGCGAGGGACACCCCAGCCCAATGCCGTCAAGAACGCGCTGGAAGTTGTGGGATTGCCCTACAAGGACAAAAAGCTGTTCAGTAAGTATTCCCTCGGCATGAAGCAGCGCCTCGGTATTGCCAACGCTATTCTGCATGACCCGGAGCTTTTGATTTTGGACGAGCCGACCAATGGACTTGACCCTATCGGTATAGCCGAAGTGAGGAACTTTATTAAGAATTTAAGTGTGGAGCGTGGCAAAACCATCCTAATTTCCAGCCATATACTTTCCGAAATTTCACTGTTGGCAGATGATATAGGCATTATCGACCACGGGGTTCTGCTGGAAGAAAGCAGCATGGATGAATTAGAAAAGAAAAATCGGAAATACATCCAGCTTCAAGTGTCGGATATTCCAAAAGCCTCTTTAATTTTGGAAAGGCAATTCCATGTGACCGATTATGCGGTGCAGGACGAACACAACCTGCGGCTTTATGACACCGCACTGGATATGGCGGCAATCAACAAGGCCCTTGTGGTGCAGGATGTAGCTGTTATCAGCTCCCAAATCTGCAATGATACCCTTGAGGATTATTTCAAACAGATCACAGGGGGAGAGGGAATTGCTTAA